One genomic window of Cellulophaga sp. Hel_I_12 includes the following:
- the frr gene encoding ribosome recycling factor, translating into MNEEITFILDSTKESMNGSIDHLIKAFTKIRAGKANPIMLSSVMVDYYGSQTPLSQVANVATPDARTLTVQPWEKKMLQEIEKAIQIANLGFNPMNNGDFIIISVPPLTEERRKDLAKQAKGEAEDAKIGIRNARQEANKEIRGLDDASEDLKKNAEADVQELTNNFTRKIEEVLAVKEAEIMKV; encoded by the coding sequence ATGAACGAAGAAATTACATTTATTTTAGACAGCACAAAAGAGAGCATGAACGGGTCCATTGACCATTTAATAAAGGCCTTTACAAAAATTAGAGCAGGTAAAGCAAACCCTATTATGCTGTCAAGTGTCATGGTCGATTACTATGGCTCACAAACACCGCTAAGCCAAGTAGCAAACGTGGCAACCCCAGATGCGAGAACCCTAACTGTGCAGCCTTGGGAAAAAAAGATGCTTCAAGAAATTGAAAAGGCAATTCAAATAGCGAACCTAGGTTTTAACCCTATGAACAATGGTGACTTTATCATTATAAGTGTACCACCATTAACCGAAGAGCGCAGAAAAGATTTAGCGAAACAAGCCAAAGGAGAAGCCGAAGATGCTAAAATCGGAATTAGAAATGCGAGGCAAGAAGCCAATAAAGAAATTAGGGGTCTTGATGATGCCTCAGAAGATTTAAAGAAGAATGCAGAAGCTGATGTGCAAGAATTAACAAATAATTTTACAAGAAAAATTGAAGAGGTTTTAGCCGTTAAAGAAGCTGAAATAATGAAAGTTTAA
- the rpsB gene encoding 30S ribosomal protein S2 — protein MANKIEVKDLLEAGVHFGHLTRKWNPNMAPYIYMERNGIHVINLYKTAAKLEEANEALKKIAASGRKILFVATKKQAKDIVSEKVSKVNMPYITERWPGGMLTNFVTIRKAVKKMATIDRMKKDGTFLTLSKKERLQVDRLRAKLEKNLGSISEMTRLPGALFIVDTMREHIAVKEAIKLKIPIFAMADTNSDPRLLDYIIPSNDDASKSIEAILTHVTDAIAEGLSERKSEKQSGKEGGDEEKAPKKKKAEVKEVAKKDEDTKTEAPAKKKADVQADDLTKVEGIGPKISQIFQDSGITTFAKLAAKSEDDLKEILEEAGPKFVSKNPASWPKQAKMAAEGKWDELKEWQDKAKGGIEE, from the coding sequence ATGGCAAACAAAATTGAAGTAAAAGACCTTTTAGAGGCAGGTGTACATTTTGGTCACCTTACAAGAAAATGGAATCCGAACATGGCTCCTTACATCTACATGGAGCGTAACGGTATTCACGTTATCAATCTTTACAAAACAGCTGCAAAATTAGAAGAAGCTAATGAAGCTTTAAAAAAAATAGCGGCGTCCGGTAGAAAAATTCTTTTCGTTGCGACTAAAAAGCAAGCAAAAGATATCGTTTCTGAAAAAGTATCAAAAGTAAACATGCCGTACATCACAGAAAGATGGCCAGGTGGAATGTTAACCAACTTTGTAACTATTCGTAAGGCTGTTAAAAAAATGGCTACTATTGATAGAATGAAAAAAGACGGTACATTCTTGACCTTATCTAAGAAAGAACGTCTTCAAGTTGATCGTTTACGTGCAAAATTAGAAAAGAACTTAGGTTCTATTTCTGAAATGACACGTTTACCAGGTGCTTTATTTATTGTCGATACCATGCGTGAGCACATTGCCGTAAAAGAAGCTATCAAATTAAAAATTCCAATTTTCGCTATGGCAGATACGAACTCTGATCCGCGATTATTAGACTATATTATTCCATCTAACGATGATGCTTCAAAATCTATCGAGGCTATTTTAACACACGTTACTGACGCTATTGCTGAAGGTTTATCTGAACGTAAATCAGAGAAGCAATCAGGAAAAGAAGGTGGCGACGAAGAAAAAGCTCCAAAAAAGAAAAAAGCTGAAGTAAAAGAAGTTGCTAAGAAAGATGAGGATACCAAAACAGAGGCTCCAGCTAAGAAAAAAGCTGACGTTCAAGCAGATGACTTAACAAAAGTTGAAGGTATTGGTCCAAAAATTTCTCAAATATTTCAAGATTCAGGGATTACCACTTTTGCTAAATTAGCAGCAAAATCAGAAGATGATTTAAAAGAAATTTTAGAAGAAGCTGGTCCAAAATTTGTATCTAAAAATCCTGCTTCATGGCCAAAACAAGCTAAAATGGCTGCTGAAGGAAAATGGGACGAATTAAAAGAGTGGCAAGATAAGGCCAAAGGTGGTATCGAAGAATAG
- a CDS encoding peptidase M61 translates to MKKVSSFLSLLLLLVSCGITKNIKTADKVAIKVSMDLVNVNDDKVLVALDPGAFTSDEVSFYIPKTVPGTYSTDNYGKYIESFKAFDYKGAELSVSKTDENTWKISNGKSLDRISYYVNDTYDSEAEQEEAVFSPAGTNILKGENFMLNLHGFVGYFENLEEAAYEIFIKKPTNLTATTSLKALNNATVTSDEDAFYASRYFEVTDNPILYAKSDVVSFEVSGITVNLSVYSPTGIYKASDLKESMLNMMTAQKAFLGNVNSTQQYTILLYLSKIENDANGFGALEHHTSTVVVLPEQMDKERLEQAMVDVVSHEFFHIVTPLSVHSEEIKYFDFNDPKMSQHLWMYEGTTEYFANLFQIQQGLIEEADFYNRIMGKINNAKSYDDSMSFTMMSKNVLEEPYKANYGNVYEKGALINMALDISLRDLSNGEKSVLWLLKELSSRYGENKPFKDADLFAEVVSMTYPEIGLFFKTHVLGEEPIDYTKYLAKVGLEMGTKVEQSGYFLQGQVPFIDVDADNNDAIYVREGIELNSFLVDLGVQGGDVIKSIDGAAITLESIRPIIGQSFGWTPEKEITMVVMRDDTELSLKGKVGSPTLKTKTIVPVQNATPAQLALREAWMKG, encoded by the coding sequence ATGAAAAAAGTTAGTTCATTTCTCTCCCTATTACTATTACTTGTTAGTTGTGGGATTACAAAGAATATTAAAACAGCAGATAAAGTAGCCATAAAAGTGAGTATGGATTTAGTGAATGTCAATGATGATAAAGTATTAGTGGCTTTAGATCCAGGGGCATTTACAAGCGATGAAGTTTCTTTTTATATCCCAAAAACTGTTCCTGGAACTTATAGCACAGATAATTACGGAAAGTATATCGAGAGTTTTAAAGCGTTTGATTATAAAGGTGCTGAATTAAGTGTTTCTAAAACGGATGAGAATACATGGAAAATCAGTAACGGTAAAAGTTTGGATCGAATATCGTACTATGTAAACGATACGTATGACAGTGAAGCAGAACAGGAAGAGGCTGTATTTTCTCCAGCAGGAACTAATATCTTGAAAGGAGAAAACTTTATGCTAAATCTTCATGGGTTTGTAGGCTATTTTGAAAACTTAGAAGAAGCAGCCTATGAAATTTTTATAAAAAAACCGACAAATTTAACAGCGACAACATCTTTAAAAGCATTAAATAATGCAACTGTAACGAGTGATGAAGATGCATTTTACGCCTCGCGTTATTTTGAAGTGACAGATAATCCTATCCTATATGCGAAATCCGATGTGGTTTCCTTTGAAGTAAGTGGTATCACTGTGAATTTGAGTGTATATTCTCCAACGGGTATTTATAAAGCTAGTGATTTAAAAGAGAGCATGTTAAATATGATGACGGCTCAAAAAGCATTTTTAGGAAATGTCAATAGCACCCAACAATACACTATTTTATTGTACTTGTCTAAAATAGAAAATGATGCCAATGGGTTTGGTGCTTTAGAACACCATACGTCTACAGTGGTTGTTTTACCAGAGCAAATGGATAAAGAACGATTAGAGCAAGCAATGGTAGATGTTGTTTCGCACGAGTTTTTTCATATCGTAACGCCTTTAAGTGTGCATTCTGAAGAAATTAAGTACTTTGATTTTAACGATCCTAAAATGTCGCAACACCTTTGGATGTATGAAGGTACCACAGAATATTTTGCTAATCTTTTTCAAATTCAACAAGGTTTAATTGAAGAGGCTGATTTTTATAATCGCATTATGGGTAAAATAAATAATGCCAAGAGCTATGATGATAGTATGTCTTTTACCATGATGAGTAAAAATGTCTTGGAAGAACCCTACAAAGCAAATTACGGGAACGTCTATGAAAAGGGGGCATTAATTAATATGGCACTTGATATTAGTTTACGAGATTTAAGTAATGGAGAAAAAAGCGTACTCTGGTTGTTAAAAGAATTATCCAGTAGGTATGGTGAAAACAAACCTTTTAAAGATGCTGACTTGTTTGCTGAAGTGGTAAGCATGACCTATCCAGAAATTGGCTTGTTTTTTAAAACTCATGTGCTGGGAGAAGAACCCATCGATTACACCAAGTATTTAGCAAAAGTTGGTTTAGAAATGGGGACTAAGGTAGAACAAAGTGGATACTTTTTGCAAGGACAAGTTCCTTTTATTGATGTTGATGCAGACAACAACGATGCTATATATGTTCGTGAGGGCATAGAATTGAATAGTTTTTTAGTTGATCTTGGGGTACAGGGCGGTGATGTAATTAAAAGTATAGATGGTGCGGCTATTACTTTAGAAAGCATTCGACCCATTATTGGTCAGAGTTTTGGTTGGACACCAGAAAAAGAAATTACCATGGTTGTAATGCGTGATGATACGGAGCTAAGCTTGAAGGGAAAGGTAGGATCACCCACGTTGAAAACTAAAACTATTGTTCCAGTCCAGAACGCTACACCAGCGCAATTAGCCCTGCGTGAAGCTTGGATGAAAGGATAA
- the pyrH gene encoding UMP kinase, giving the protein MHYKRILLKLSGEALMGEKQYGIDPARLSEYAEDIKQVVDKGIEVAIVIGGGNIFRGLSGASNGMDRVQGDHMGMLATVINGLALQSALEEKGIQTRLQSAIQINEVAEPFIRRRAMRHLEKGRVVIFGGGTGNPYFTTDSAAVLRAIEIEADVILKGTRVDGIYTSDPEKDKTATKFDTISFKDVLSKGLKVMDTTAFTLSQENELPIVVFDMNKKGNLLRLVSGENIGTVVDN; this is encoded by the coding sequence ATGCATTACAAACGAATTCTTTTAAAATTGAGTGGAGAAGCCTTAATGGGAGAAAAGCAATATGGCATTGATCCCGCTAGGTTATCTGAATACGCCGAGGACATTAAACAGGTGGTCGACAAAGGTATTGAGGTAGCCATAGTTATAGGAGGTGGAAACATTTTTAGAGGACTCTCTGGAGCTAGTAATGGTATGGATCGTGTTCAGGGTGATCATATGGGAATGCTAGCAACTGTTATCAATGGCCTTGCCCTACAAAGTGCCTTAGAAGAAAAAGGAATTCAAACTAGATTACAATCGGCTATACAAATTAATGAGGTCGCAGAGCCTTTTATCCGCAGGCGCGCCATGCGACACTTGGAAAAAGGAAGAGTTGTTATTTTTGGCGGAGGCACAGGAAATCCATATTTTACAACAGATTCAGCCGCCGTATTGCGTGCCATAGAAATTGAAGCTGATGTGATTTTAAAAGGAACTCGTGTTGATGGTATTTATACTTCGGATCCAGAAAAAGATAAAACAGCAACAAAATTTGATACCATTTCTTTTAAAGATGTACTTAGCAAAGGCTTAAAAGTTATGGATACTACCGCCTTTACCTTAAGTCAAGAAAATGAATTACCCATTGTAGTTTTCGATATGAATAAAAAAGGCAATTTATTGCGATTAGTTTCAGGAGAAAATATTGGTACTGTTGTTGATAATTAG
- a CDS encoding lipocalin family protein yields MKRIILAAMVCATLSLSCSEDKNEDAMIASNLVGVWEFSELDTANATGNVNLINDILMNLVASGCDILSYDFKSDQTVTASYRDFTETGRDVNLGGTGLLIECPSNVIMTSGVWELNGDQLSFIDTSGSIETVTIEIDGNTLTIPGEVLDEDNLAGTKAIFIKQ; encoded by the coding sequence ATGAAACGAATTATTTTAGCCGCTATGGTATGTGCAACACTTAGCCTTTCATGTTCTGAAGATAAAAATGAGGATGCTATGATAGCATCAAATTTGGTAGGAGTTTGGGAGTTTTCTGAGTTAGATACTGCTAACGCTACCGGGAATGTGAATTTAATTAATGACATTTTAATGAATTTGGTGGCCTCTGGATGTGATATTCTGAGCTACGACTTTAAAAGCGACCAAACAGTAACGGCTTCTTATAGAGATTTTACCGAGACCGGAAGAGATGTCAATCTAGGTGGAACGGGCTTGTTGATTGAATGTCCGAGTAATGTTATCATGACTTCTGGTGTTTGGGAATTGAATGGAGATCAACTTTCTTTTATTGATACGAGTGGAAGCATTGAAACAGTGACTATTGAAATCGACGGTAATACCTTGACGATTCCTGGTGAAGTTCTCGATGAAGATAATTTAGCAGGTACCAAAGCAATCTTTATTAAACAATAA
- the rplM gene encoding 50S ribosomal protein L13 codes for MDTLTYKTISANKATVDKQWVLVDAEGQTLGRFASKVAKILRGKYKPSFTPHVDCGDNVVVINAEKINLTGNKWATKTYVRHTGYPGGQRFQTASEALAKNPISIVERSVKGMLPKNRLGAAIFRNLKVYEGAQHGQEAQKPTVINLNDLK; via the coding sequence GTGGACACATTAACTTACAAAACAATTTCCGCGAACAAAGCAACTGTTGATAAACAATGGGTGTTGGTTGATGCTGAAGGACAAACATTAGGTCGTTTTGCTTCGAAAGTTGCAAAGATATTAAGAGGAAAATACAAGCCAAGCTTTACACCGCACGTAGATTGTGGAGATAATGTAGTAGTTATCAACGCAGAAAAAATAAACTTAACTGGCAATAAGTGGGCAACTAAAACTTATGTACGCCATACTGGTTATCCAGGCGGACAAAGATTTCAAACTGCTTCTGAAGCTTTAGCTAAAAACCCAATAAGCATCGTTGAACGATCTGTAAAGGGTATGCTTCCAAAAAACAGATTAGGTGCTGCGATTTTTCGTAATTTAAAAGTTTACGAAGGTGCTCAACACGGTCAGGAAGCTCAGAAACCAACTGTTATTAATTTAAACGACCTTAAATAA
- the rpsI gene encoding 30S ribosomal protein S9, whose protein sequence is MDVIHKIGRRKTAVARVYLSDGDGKITINKKDLAVYFPTATLQYKVKQAFTLTNTNDTYNVNVNVFGGGITGQAEAIRLALSRALCEIDAENRLILKPEGLLTRDPRMVERKKFGQKKARKKFQFSKR, encoded by the coding sequence ATGGACGTAATTCACAAAATAGGAAGAAGAAAAACGGCTGTTGCTCGTGTATATCTTTCAGATGGTGATGGTAAAATTACTATCAACAAAAAAGACTTAGCTGTATATTTTCCTACAGCAACATTACAGTATAAAGTAAAGCAAGCTTTTACTTTGACTAACACGAATGACACGTACAATGTAAATGTAAATGTTTTTGGTGGGGGTATTACTGGTCAAGCTGAAGCGATTCGTTTAGCTTTATCTAGAGCTTTATGCGAAATAGACGCAGAAAACAGATTGATTTTGAAACCAGAAGGTTTACTTACAAGAGACCCTAGAATGGTTGAACGTAAGAAATTTGGTCAGAAGAAAGCTCGTAAGAAATTCCAGTTCTCTAAACGTTAA
- the tsf gene encoding translation elongation factor Ts, translating to MVKITAAEVNKLRQATGAGMMDCKNALVEAEGDFDKAIDVLRKKGQKVAAKRADRENTEGAAIAKVNADHTSGVAIVLGCETDFVGKNENFVALANELAEKALHFDTKEAFLASDFGGMTVADKLVEQTGVIGEKLDITAFEKLEAPYVGSYVHINKIAALVGLTSKNEEVGKDVAMQIASMGATTLSYKDFDADFVASETEARIAVIEKENEELGRLGKTLKNVPHYISMSQLSPAVMAKAEEAAKAELKAEGKPEQIWDKILPGKMERFISDNTTLDQEQCLLDQNFIKDDKINVATYVSSAQDGLAVTSFKRVTLG from the coding sequence ATGGTAAAAATTACCGCCGCAGAAGTAAATAAATTAAGACAAGCCACTGGAGCTGGAATGATGGATTGCAAAAATGCTTTAGTTGAAGCTGAAGGAGATTTTGACAAAGCTATTGATGTGCTTCGTAAAAAAGGACAAAAAGTTGCAGCAAAAAGAGCAGATAGAGAAAACACAGAAGGTGCCGCTATTGCAAAAGTAAATGCAGACCACACTTCTGGCGTTGCCATTGTTTTAGGTTGTGAAACTGATTTCGTGGGTAAAAACGAAAACTTCGTAGCCTTAGCGAACGAACTTGCTGAAAAAGCACTTCATTTTGATACTAAGGAAGCCTTTTTAGCATCAGATTTTGGTGGCATGACGGTTGCTGATAAATTAGTAGAACAAACTGGTGTTATTGGTGAAAAATTAGACATTACTGCTTTTGAAAAATTAGAAGCACCTTATGTTGGTAGTTATGTGCATATCAACAAAATTGCGGCTTTAGTAGGTTTAACTTCAAAGAACGAAGAAGTAGGTAAAGATGTGGCTATGCAAATCGCTTCTATGGGCGCTACTACCTTATCTTACAAGGATTTTGACGCTGATTTTGTTGCTTCAGAAACTGAAGCTAGAATCGCAGTCATTGAAAAAGAGAATGAAGAACTAGGAAGATTAGGTAAAACACTTAAAAATGTTCCTCATTATATTTCTATGAGTCAATTAAGCCCAGCGGTTATGGCTAAAGCTGAAGAAGCTGCAAAAGCTGAATTAAAAGCTGAAGGTAAACCAGAGCAAATTTGGGATAAAATTTTACCTGGGAAAATGGAACGTTTTATATCTGATAATACTACTTTAGATCAGGAACAATGTTTATTAGATCAGAATTTTATTAAAGATGACAAAATAAATGTAGCTACGTATGTATCCTCTGCACAAGATGGTTTAGCAGTAACTTCGTTTAAACGTGTTACCTTAGGATAA